In a single window of the Mesorhizobium shangrilense genome:
- a CDS encoding thiolase family protein has translation MSDVYIIGAAMTPLNKHLTLSVKDLTALSVDAALADAEIERDDVQAAWFCNTRQGALEGQHGVRGQAALRACGFAGIAIFNTDNACASSSSGLMQAYAAVKAGLADIALVVGAEKMNYPEKREQMFEAFKGSWDRDLADQHMRALLAAGKGMELPPEASEAAGERSVFMDIYAAQARFHMKTFGTTRRQIAAVAAKNHCHSQFNPNAQYRFPMTVDEVLADRLIAWPITRAMCAPMSDGSAALVIASAGAVARLGSRRAVAIRGIGVSSSSDRSIEEYDKHLTRVAADRAYERAGVGPADISVAELHDASAIAEIIHSENVGFCAYGEGGPLVESGDTTLGGRLPINVSGGLLSKGHPIGATGAIQIVELVTQLRGEAGERQVATPKLGLAENGGGFHGVEEAACVVTILEAPQR, from the coding sequence ATGAGCGACGTGTACATCATTGGCGCGGCAATGACGCCGCTCAACAAGCATCTGACGCTGTCGGTGAAGGATCTGACGGCGCTGTCGGTGGACGCCGCCCTGGCCGACGCCGAAATCGAGCGCGACGATGTTCAGGCCGCCTGGTTCTGCAACACGCGACAAGGCGCGCTCGAGGGCCAGCACGGGGTGCGCGGTCAAGCAGCCCTGCGAGCATGTGGCTTCGCCGGCATAGCCATCTTCAATACGGACAACGCCTGCGCCAGCTCCAGTTCGGGGCTGATGCAGGCGTATGCGGCCGTCAAGGCGGGTCTCGCTGACATTGCGCTCGTCGTCGGCGCTGAGAAGATGAACTATCCCGAGAAGCGCGAGCAGATGTTCGAGGCCTTCAAGGGAAGCTGGGACCGGGATCTCGCCGACCAGCACATGCGGGCGCTGCTTGCTGCGGGTAAAGGTATGGAACTCCCTCCGGAGGCATCGGAGGCAGCCGGCGAGCGCTCGGTGTTCATGGACATCTATGCCGCTCAGGCCCGCTTTCACATGAAGACATTCGGCACGACACGGCGCCAGATCGCCGCTGTCGCCGCCAAGAATCATTGCCACTCGCAATTCAACCCCAACGCCCAATACCGCTTCCCGATGACGGTGGATGAGGTTCTTGCCGACCGTCTGATTGCGTGGCCAATCACGCGCGCGATGTGCGCTCCGATGAGCGACGGCTCCGCTGCGCTGGTCATCGCGTCCGCAGGGGCGGTCGCGCGCCTTGGCTCCAGGCGCGCCGTCGCGATACGCGGCATCGGGGTGAGCAGCAGCAGCGACCGGTCGATCGAGGAATATGACAAGCACTTGACCAGGGTCGCGGCCGACCGCGCCTATGAACGGGCCGGTGTCGGCCCCGCCGACATTTCGGTCGCCGAACTCCACGACGCGTCGGCCATCGCCGAGATCATTCACAGCGAGAATGTCGGCTTCTGCGCCTATGGCGAAGGGGGACCACTGGTCGAAAGCGGCGATACGACGCTTGGCGGCCGGCTCCCGATCAACGTGTCAGGCGGCCTGCTTTCGAAAGGACATCCGATCGGCGCAACCGGCGCGATCCAGATCGTCGAACTGGTGACGCAGTTGCGCGGCGAAGCCGGAGAGCGTCAGGTCGCGACGCCCAAGCTCGGCCTTGCGGAAAACGGCGGCGGCTTCCACGGGGTAGAAGAGGCGGCCTGCGTCGTCACCATCCTCGAGGCGCCCCAGCGATGA
- a CDS encoding IclR family transcriptional regulator, with protein MRPRRNATKAGEPNPQSGHDEMDQVEPAKDPHKVEALERGLLLLQAFRRGDQYLGNAELAARVLLPKATVSRLAYTLTAAGFLVFDPESRRYSLGPSAIAVGSTALANTSVRDVARPYLEQLANDMALNVGLGMQDRLQIMYIDAYEGNPLIGLRLYSGTRLPLPQTSMGRAILFAYGPQKREEILGQVRETQTPEEWQATRAGLDQAMRDLEELGYCSSAGEWRPEIHAAAAPIRLPDGRVYALNAGGPAYLVPIERLGEIGLRLRSIAEDIERAMGGDGAPPDTTNFDR; from the coding sequence ATGCGTCCAAGACGGAACGCGACCAAGGCTGGCGAACCGAATCCGCAATCAGGGCACGACGAAATGGATCAGGTCGAGCCGGCAAAGGATCCTCACAAGGTCGAAGCCCTTGAGCGCGGACTGCTGTTGCTTCAGGCTTTTCGTCGAGGGGACCAGTATCTGGGCAATGCTGAGCTCGCGGCGCGCGTCTTGCTCCCCAAGGCGACCGTCTCGCGCCTGGCATATACGCTAACCGCTGCGGGCTTCCTCGTCTTCGATCCGGAAAGCCGCCGTTACAGCCTCGGTCCATCCGCCATCGCGGTAGGCAGCACCGCTCTCGCAAACACAAGCGTCCGCGACGTCGCTCGTCCCTATCTCGAGCAGTTGGCCAATGACATGGCGCTCAACGTCGGCCTGGGCATGCAGGACCGGCTTCAGATCATGTACATCGACGCATACGAGGGCAATCCGCTGATCGGGCTGCGGCTCTATTCCGGAACGCGTCTGCCGCTGCCGCAGACATCGATGGGGCGCGCTATTCTCTTCGCCTACGGACCCCAAAAGCGCGAGGAAATCCTGGGTCAGGTGCGGGAAACGCAAACGCCGGAAGAATGGCAGGCGACGCGCGCAGGACTGGATCAGGCGATGCGCGATCTGGAAGAGCTTGGCTACTGTTCAAGTGCCGGCGAATGGCGGCCGGAAATTCATGCCGCGGCCGCTCCCATCCGTCTTCCGGACGGCCGCGTCTACGCGCTCAACGCCGGAGGGCCGGCATATCTTGTCCCGATCGAACGCCTCGGCGAGATCGGTCTTCGACTGCGTTCGATCGCGGAAGACATCGAACGGGCGATGGGCGGCGACGGCGCGCCACCCGACACGACAAATTTTGATCGCTGA
- the fabG gene encoding 3-oxoacyl-ACP reductase FabG, with product MELGIEGKTALVTGAAGGLGAAIAEALAAQGVVVAVADIRLDLAGSVAGRIRAMGHRAFGVAMDVTDASSVDGAFQEIEDQAGSPDILINNAGFTRDNRIGKMPESDWDAVVDVVLKGAYLCTKRALPAMVAREWGRIVSISSRAHLGNPGQANYSAAKAGLLGFTRAMALENGRFGITANAIAPGIIDTAAVRQLPHYERIVENAKATLPIRRIGCPQDISDAVSFLASERASYITGEVLHVTGGRY from the coding sequence ATGGAACTTGGAATTGAGGGAAAGACGGCGCTGGTTACAGGTGCTGCCGGCGGCCTGGGCGCGGCAATCGCCGAGGCATTGGCAGCGCAAGGGGTCGTGGTCGCCGTAGCCGATATCCGGCTCGACCTGGCGGGTTCGGTCGCAGGCCGCATCCGCGCGATGGGCCATCGCGCCTTTGGCGTCGCGATGGATGTGACGGATGCAAGCTCGGTCGACGGCGCGTTCCAGGAGATCGAGGATCAGGCTGGATCGCCGGATATCCTGATCAACAACGCCGGTTTCACACGCGACAACCGCATCGGCAAAATGCCGGAATCGGATTGGGACGCGGTCGTCGATGTCGTGCTCAAGGGCGCCTATCTCTGCACGAAGCGCGCTCTGCCGGCGATGGTAGCGCGAGAGTGGGGGCGCATCGTCTCCATCTCGTCACGGGCGCATCTCGGCAATCCGGGGCAGGCGAACTACTCGGCCGCGAAGGCCGGGCTGCTCGGCTTCACCCGCGCCATGGCGCTGGAGAACGGCAGGTTCGGCATCACCGCAAACGCCATCGCCCCCGGCATCATCGATACCGCGGCGGTGCGCCAACTCCCGCACTATGAGCGCATCGTGGAAAACGCCAAGGCGACCCTGCCCATCCGCCGCATCGGTTGCCCGCAGGACATCTCCGACGCGGTCTCGTTCCTGGCGTCTGAGCGCGCTTCATACATCACCGGCGAAGTGCTCCACGTCACCGGGGGGCGGTATTGA
- a CDS encoding cysteine hydrolase family protein: MTSAYLVLDLQNDLVHDDGASGKGPLGEAVRSRRIIENTNKVIAKARAAGAPVIFVRVGFSEDYRECSSTSPMFSGLRKAGLMKLGSFGTEIHPDLERRPEDVLITKHRVSPFYGTELEVILRAKKISRVVASGVSTPAVVQACIREAHDRDYECVVVEDACAAPGAIEHDESIAVLKRFAAVSTADEVSFA, translated from the coding sequence ATGACATCTGCATATCTTGTTCTCGACCTGCAGAACGACCTCGTCCACGACGACGGCGCTAGCGGAAAGGGTCCGCTCGGCGAAGCCGTCCGCAGCCGCAGGATTATCGAGAACACGAATAAGGTGATCGCCAAGGCTCGCGCGGCCGGCGCGCCGGTCATCTTCGTGCGTGTCGGCTTCTCCGAGGACTATCGCGAGTGCTCGTCAACCTCGCCGATGTTCTCGGGACTGCGCAAGGCCGGCCTAATGAAGCTCGGCAGCTTCGGTACGGAAATCCACCCCGATCTCGAACGCAGGCCGGAAGACGTCCTGATCACCAAGCATCGCGTTAGTCCCTTCTACGGCACCGAGCTTGAAGTGATCCTGCGGGCGAAGAAGATTTCGAGGGTTGTCGCATCGGGCGTTTCGACGCCGGCCGTCGTACAGGCTTGCATCCGCGAGGCTCACGATCGCGACTATGAATGCGTCGTCGTCGAGGACGCTTGCGCAGCTCCTGGTGCCATCGAGCACGACGAGTCCATTGCCGTGCTGAAGCGGTTCGCGGCTGTCTCAACGGCCGACGAAGTCAGCTTCGCCTGA
- a CDS encoding LLM class flavin-dependent oxidoreductase: protein MNREQLRAYRAEHVPLFNSQKLKLGVFALNCSGGSIITNFPTDRQMTWDYNKSVIQLADRMGMEVALPIGRFKGQGGSSNHNGNSYEVYTWAAAMAAATENIMCFATSHVALTHPVIAAKQAATIDHISNGRFGLNVVMGWFAQEMAMFNVALREHDDRYRYGDEWLTVVKRLWSDDSVFDFEGEYLKLKGLEAQPKPIQRPGPILVNAGTSPAGVDFSARNVDVCFGSPAKPEDIDRLLAVRTIADQKFNRDVALMCSALVVCRDTEAEAQSAYQEILDNGDWDAAHSMLAALGVQSGSFKEGHDERMKRFVAGYGTRPLVGTPEQIVDMLIDYSNRGLHGIVFYFKDYLAELTYFSEKVMPLLKQAGLRH from the coding sequence GTGAATAGAGAGCAATTGCGCGCGTATCGGGCCGAGCATGTCCCGCTGTTCAACAGCCAGAAGCTCAAGCTCGGGGTCTTCGCGCTGAACTGCAGTGGCGGCAGCATCATCACCAATTTCCCGACCGACCGGCAGATGACCTGGGACTACAACAAGTCGGTCATCCAGCTTGCCGACCGCATGGGGATGGAGGTCGCGCTGCCGATCGGCCGGTTCAAGGGGCAGGGTGGTTCGTCCAATCACAACGGCAACAGCTACGAGGTCTACACCTGGGCTGCCGCCATGGCGGCAGCCACCGAGAACATCATGTGCTTTGCGACCTCGCATGTGGCGCTCACGCACCCGGTCATCGCGGCCAAGCAGGCCGCGACGATCGATCATATCTCGAACGGCCGCTTCGGCCTGAACGTCGTGATGGGATGGTTCGCGCAGGAAATGGCGATGTTCAACGTCGCCCTGCGCGAGCATGACGACCGTTACCGGTACGGCGACGAGTGGCTGACCGTGGTCAAGCGCCTGTGGAGCGACGACAGCGTCTTCGACTTCGAGGGGGAGTATCTCAAGCTAAAGGGGCTCGAAGCGCAGCCCAAGCCGATCCAACGCCCCGGCCCCATTCTGGTGAACGCGGGCACATCTCCGGCCGGCGTCGATTTTTCGGCGCGGAACGTCGACGTCTGCTTCGGCTCTCCAGCCAAGCCAGAGGACATAGACAGGCTTCTGGCCGTCCGCACCATCGCGGACCAGAAGTTCAACCGCGACGTTGCACTGATGTGTTCCGCGCTCGTTGTCTGCCGGGACACGGAAGCGGAAGCCCAGTCCGCCTATCAGGAGATCCTGGACAATGGCGATTGGGACGCGGCGCACAGCATGCTGGCCGCATTGGGCGTGCAGAGCGGTTCGTTCAAAGAGGGACACGATGAACGCATGAAGCGCTTCGTGGCTGGCTACGGCACGCGTCCCCTTGTCGGCACGCCGGAGCAGATCGTCGACATGCTGATCGACTATTCCAACCGGGGTCTGCACGGCATCGTCTTCTACTTCAAAGACTACCTGGCTGAACTCACGTACTTCTCCGAAAAGGTGATGCCCCTCCTCAAGCAGGCGGGACTAAGACATTGA
- a CDS encoding SDR family NAD(P)-dependent oxidoreductase: MSGSSGTAGRLAGKIALVTGACGGIGMAICRRYTQEGATVIGADVAPPTAVDPAVMSACVHLDVVSESSVRGLRDHVAGVHGRLDVMVNNAGAMVGRPLVETSVAEFDRLYEVNLRGPFLVMRELAPLMGDTGSIVNMSSAAAVRNTSGMSAYSGTKAGLVALSRIAAIELAPIRVNSILPGAIDTPMPRAFLANLPDTKQAQALQALGEQRLAKRLGRPEEIADLAVYLASDEAGFVTGSDFVIDGGRA, encoded by the coding sequence TTGAGCGGCTCGTCGGGTACTGCCGGCCGCCTGGCGGGCAAGATCGCTCTCGTCACCGGCGCCTGCGGCGGCATCGGCATGGCGATCTGCCGCCGTTATACGCAGGAGGGGGCAACCGTCATCGGTGCGGACGTTGCGCCGCCGACGGCCGTCGATCCTGCTGTCATGTCCGCGTGCGTTCATCTCGACGTGGTATCGGAGTCGTCCGTACGGGGGCTGCGCGATCACGTAGCCGGCGTCCACGGCCGACTCGACGTGATGGTGAACAATGCCGGCGCGATGGTCGGCCGGCCGCTCGTCGAAACCAGCGTCGCGGAGTTCGACCGCCTCTACGAAGTCAATCTTCGCGGACCCTTCCTGGTCATGCGCGAACTCGCACCCCTGATGGGCGACACCGGCTCGATCGTTAACATGTCCTCGGCTGCTGCCGTCCGCAACACCAGCGGGATGAGTGCCTATTCCGGAACAAAGGCGGGCCTCGTGGCTCTTTCACGAATTGCCGCAATTGAGCTTGCGCCGATCCGGGTCAACTCAATTCTTCCCGGTGCGATCGATACGCCGATGCCCCGTGCCTTTCTGGCGAATCTGCCGGACACGAAGCAGGCACAGGCACTGCAAGCGCTGGGCGAGCAGCGGCTCGCCAAACGCCTTGGTCGACCGGAGGAAATTGCCGATCTGGCCGTCTACCTGGCTTCGGATGAAGCCGGTTTCGTCACGGGCTCCGACTTCGTCATCGACGGGGGGCGAGCCTGA
- a CDS encoding ABC transporter substrate-binding protein: MKLKGLLAAVALSAALPTPASADFSGNVVKIGVLTDMSGPFSHQTGPGSVAGAELAIAEIKGKIGDVPVELVLADHQNKPDIALNLARRWLDVDGVDLIVDLASSAVALAVQDVVKEKNRMVIFSGPGTDRLTNDACSPNGIHWTYDTYATGHSMAQAIIESGGKNWFFIGNDSAFGRSIVEVMSGAIAKASGKVVGEVWHPTGANDYSSFIMQAQSSGADVLVLANSGTDFVRAVKQAREFGVDGDALRLVGPSISMADILALGPEDAEGLHYIDAFYWNLNDKTRELTNAFLEKRQAIPAQAHAGVYSAVRSYLAVVSELKSDEASAVMEKLGSTEISDGFTPSGKIRADGRMVHDMYLMRAKGPDADKTADWDAVELVATVPGDKAYRPLAESQCPLVK; the protein is encoded by the coding sequence GTGAAACTAAAAGGGCTTCTTGCCGCCGTTGCGCTATCGGCGGCACTACCAACACCGGCGTCTGCCGATTTTTCCGGCAATGTCGTGAAGATCGGCGTGCTGACCGATATGTCCGGCCCATTCTCGCACCAGACCGGACCGGGTTCGGTGGCCGGCGCGGAACTGGCGATCGCCGAGATCAAGGGCAAGATCGGGGACGTGCCGGTCGAACTAGTCCTTGCCGACCACCAGAACAAGCCTGACATCGCGCTCAACCTCGCGCGCCGGTGGCTTGACGTGGACGGCGTCGATTTGATCGTCGACCTTGCCAGTTCCGCGGTCGCGCTGGCGGTGCAGGACGTCGTCAAGGAGAAGAACCGCATGGTCATCTTTTCCGGACCAGGCACCGACCGTCTCACCAACGACGCATGTTCGCCCAACGGCATCCACTGGACTTATGACACCTACGCGACCGGTCATTCGATGGCCCAGGCAATCATCGAGTCGGGCGGCAAGAATTGGTTCTTCATCGGCAATGACAGCGCCTTTGGACGATCGATTGTCGAAGTCATGAGCGGCGCAATCGCCAAAGCGTCCGGCAAGGTCGTCGGAGAAGTGTGGCATCCGACCGGCGCGAACGACTACTCATCGTTCATCATGCAGGCACAGAGTTCGGGCGCCGACGTTCTCGTTCTGGCCAATTCCGGAACCGACTTCGTGCGCGCCGTCAAGCAGGCGCGCGAATTCGGCGTCGATGGCGACGCATTGCGCCTTGTCGGTCCCTCGATCAGCATGGCCGACATATTGGCGCTCGGGCCGGAAGACGCAGAGGGCCTTCACTATATCGACGCTTTCTACTGGAACCTGAACGACAAGACGCGGGAACTGACGAACGCCTTCCTGGAAAAGCGCCAGGCGATCCCGGCGCAGGCTCATGCCGGCGTCTACTCAGCGGTCCGTTCCTACCTCGCCGTGGTTTCCGAACTTAAGTCCGACGAAGCCTCGGCTGTCATGGAGAAGCTTGGCTCCACGGAGATCTCGGACGGGTTCACGCCCTCGGGCAAGATCCGCGCGGACGGTCGCATGGTACACGACATGTACCTGATGCGGGCAAAGGGTCCGGATGCCGACAAGACCGCTGACTGGGATGCCGTCGAACTCGTAGCAACGGTCCCCGGTGACAAGGCGTACCGGCCACTCGCCGAAAGCCAGTGCCCGCTGGTCAAGTAG
- a CDS encoding branched-chain amino acid ABC transporter permease, with translation MESISVQILAGQLLIGLINGSFYAILSLGLAIIFGLLNVVNFAHGALYMLGGMCAWMLMTYAGIGYWWALIIAPLVVGAFGIVLERALLARLRDVDHIYGLLLTFGVALMLQSLFQGIYGSAGMPYAIPGELKGGWNLGFIFLPKYRAWIIGVSVVICFGTWYAIEKTRLGSYLRATTENPELVESFGINVQVLIALTFGVGTGLAALAGVLAAPVYSVSPQMGVELLTVVFAIVVIGGMGSVLGAILGGFSLGIIEGLTKVVYPEASSVVVFVVMILVIMTRPAGLFGKH, from the coding sequence ATGGAATCGATTTCGGTTCAGATCTTGGCTGGCCAACTGCTGATCGGTCTGATCAACGGCTCCTTTTACGCCATTCTCAGTCTCGGACTGGCGATCATCTTCGGCCTGTTGAACGTCGTGAACTTTGCGCACGGTGCGCTGTACATGCTCGGCGGGATGTGCGCCTGGATGCTGATGACATATGCCGGCATCGGCTACTGGTGGGCATTGATCATTGCGCCTCTGGTGGTAGGCGCATTCGGCATCGTCCTTGAACGAGCGCTTCTCGCGCGCCTGCGCGACGTGGACCACATCTACGGATTGCTTCTGACCTTCGGCGTGGCGCTCATGCTGCAGTCGCTCTTCCAGGGCATCTATGGTTCGGCTGGCATGCCTTACGCGATCCCCGGCGAACTCAAGGGCGGCTGGAACCTGGGCTTCATCTTCCTTCCCAAATACCGCGCCTGGATCATCGGCGTTTCCGTGGTGATCTGCTTCGGCACCTGGTACGCGATCGAGAAGACGAGGCTGGGCTCGTACCTGCGCGCAACCACCGAGAACCCCGAACTCGTCGAGTCCTTCGGCATCAACGTCCAGGTGCTGATCGCGCTGACGTTCGGCGTCGGCACGGGACTAGCCGCGCTCGCCGGTGTGCTGGCCGCGCCCGTCTACTCCGTCAGCCCACAGATGGGCGTGGAACTGCTGACCGTCGTCTTCGCCATCGTCGTCATCGGCGGCATGGGATCGGTGCTCGGCGCCATTCTCGGCGGCTTCTCGCTCGGCATCATCGAGGGCCTTACGAAGGTTGTCTATCCGGAAGCCTCTTCAGTCGTCGTTTTCGTCGTCATGATCCTGGTCATCATGACCCGTCCTGCCGGCCTCTTTGGAAAGCACTGA
- a CDS encoding branched-chain amino acid ABC transporter permease: MASALLNPNESRGHFVWVFLALAVATAILPAFVYPLFLMKMMCFAMFAIGFNLLLGYCGLLSLGHAAFFGAGGYTAAFVAASWGLSPEAAVLFGTLAGLILGVAFGLLAIRRHGIYMTMVTLGLAQMVYFIVLQSPYSGAEDGIQGVPRGTLFGLFDLRSDMTLYVVVSVVFMLVLLGSYRLTYSPFGQVLRAVRDSESRATSLGLNVRTIKLTVFAISATISGLAGSMKAIIFQIATLVDVHLTTSGEVVLMTLIGGVGTVLGPVVGAAVLVTSQNYLAGFGQWVTFIQGFIFVVLVLAFREGIVGLLIRLWRRPL, from the coding sequence ATGGCATCGGCGCTCCTCAACCCGAACGAGTCCAGGGGCCATTTCGTCTGGGTGTTCCTGGCCCTTGCGGTGGCGACCGCAATTCTCCCTGCATTCGTCTACCCGCTGTTCCTCATGAAGATGATGTGCTTCGCGATGTTCGCGATCGGCTTCAATCTTTTGCTGGGCTATTGCGGTCTGCTCTCGCTTGGCCATGCCGCATTCTTCGGCGCTGGCGGCTACACCGCCGCCTTCGTCGCCGCGAGTTGGGGCCTTTCTCCTGAGGCGGCAGTCCTGTTCGGCACGCTGGCCGGGTTGATACTGGGCGTCGCCTTCGGGCTTCTCGCGATCCGACGGCACGGCATCTACATGACGATGGTGACACTCGGCCTGGCGCAGATGGTCTACTTCATCGTCCTTCAATCGCCCTACAGCGGCGCAGAGGACGGAATACAGGGCGTACCACGCGGAACCCTGTTCGGCCTGTTCGACCTGCGCAGCGACATGACGCTCTATGTCGTCGTCTCGGTGGTGTTCATGCTGGTTCTTCTGGGCTCCTACCGTCTGACCTATTCTCCTTTCGGGCAGGTACTGCGGGCAGTACGCGACAGCGAAAGCCGGGCGACGTCGCTCGGATTGAACGTGCGGACCATCAAGCTCACGGTTTTTGCGATCTCGGCCACCATCTCCGGCCTCGCCGGCTCGATGAAGGCAATCATCTTCCAGATTGCGACCCTGGTGGACGTCCACCTGACCACCTCCGGCGAGGTGGTCCTGATGACGCTGATCGGCGGCGTGGGCACGGTGCTCGGCCCTGTCGTCGGCGCCGCTGTCCTGGTGACCAGCCAAAACTACCTAGCGGGCTTCGGCCAGTGGGTCACGTTCATCCAGGGGTTCATTTTCGTAGTCCTGGTGCTTGCCTTCAGGGAAGGCATCGTCGGTCTTCTCATTCGTCTCTGGAGGAGGCCGCTGTGA
- a CDS encoding ABC transporter ATP-binding protein, producing MPRRSAPDTMIETRDLTMEFAGFRAVDGVNLAVKRGDIHALIGPNGAGKTTCFNMITKFLTPTRGQVFLEGRDVTRTPPAEIARDGIVRSFQISAVFQDLTAIQNVCVALQSKTKRVYSMLRADTGLQDLMVRAGDLLEMVGLWEYRYEKARFLSYGRKRALELATTLAMDPKVMLLDEPMAGMSPEDVRRVTELIVRLRAGRTVLMVEHNLNVVAEISDRITVLARGKVLAEGSYQDVSGNTDVQSAYIGAGYD from the coding sequence ATGCCGCGACGGAGCGCGCCGGACACCATGATTGAGACGCGCGACCTGACCATGGAGTTTGCAGGGTTCAGGGCGGTCGACGGCGTCAACCTAGCCGTCAAGCGGGGGGACATCCACGCCCTGATCGGCCCCAATGGCGCGGGCAAGACGACCTGCTTCAACATGATCACCAAATTCCTCACACCCACCCGCGGACAAGTGTTCCTTGAGGGCCGCGACGTGACGCGAACGCCGCCGGCCGAGATCGCGCGCGACGGCATCGTGCGTTCGTTCCAGATATCGGCGGTATTTCAGGATCTGACGGCGATTCAGAATGTATGCGTCGCGCTGCAGAGCAAGACGAAGCGCGTCTATTCGATGCTGCGTGCGGACACCGGACTGCAGGACCTAATGGTCAGAGCAGGCGATCTGCTGGAGATGGTCGGCCTGTGGGAATACCGATACGAAAAGGCCCGCTTCCTGTCGTACGGCCGCAAGCGCGCGCTGGAACTGGCGACAACCCTCGCGATGGACCCCAAGGTAATGCTGCTCGATGAGCCGATGGCGGGTATGTCGCCGGAGGACGTTCGCCGGGTGACTGAGCTGATCGTCCGGCTGCGCGCCGGCAGAACCGTCCTGATGGTTGAGCACAATCTCAATGTCGTGGCCGAGATTTCCGACCGCATAACCGTGCTTGCACGCGGAAAGGTGCTCGCAGAAGGCAGCTACCAAGACGTTTCCGGCAACACGGACGTGCAGTCCGCCTATATCGGAGCAGGATATGACTGA
- a CDS encoding ABC transporter ATP-binding protein: MTERGSAVDLALELRDVVAGYGETQVLHGIDLHLRQGEIVSLLGRNGAGKSTTLKVIAGLLRNRKGSIRIDGKEAIGLPARQTARLGLAYCPEDRGIFSSLTVHENLLLPPVLKPGGLTVEELYTTFPNLWARRDSGGTKLSGGEQQMLAIARILRSGAKILLLDEPTEGLAPVIVEEIGSLIRTLRDRGYTILLVEQNYRFARAFADRHYIMETGRVADEIVTADMPAREHDIRAYLGL; this comes from the coding sequence ATGACTGAACGCGGCAGCGCCGTGGACCTCGCTCTCGAACTCAGGGACGTCGTCGCGGGCTATGGAGAGACACAGGTCCTGCATGGGATCGACCTGCATCTGCGGCAGGGCGAGATCGTCAGCCTTCTCGGCCGCAACGGCGCGGGAAAATCCACCACCCTCAAGGTGATCGCGGGTCTGCTCCGCAATCGAAAGGGGTCGATCAGGATTGACGGAAAGGAAGCCATCGGGCTCCCGGCCCGCCAAACCGCGCGTCTGGGCTTGGCCTACTGCCCTGAGGACCGGGGCATTTTCTCGTCTCTGACGGTGCACGAGAACCTGCTCTTGCCCCCCGTCCTGAAACCTGGCGGCCTGACGGTCGAGGAACTCTACACGACGTTCCCGAACCTGTGGGCCAGACGTGACAGCGGCGGCACGAAACTGTCGGGCGGCGAGCAGCAGATGCTGGCGATCGCCCGCATCCTGCGTAGCGGCGCCAAGATCCTGCTTCTCGATGAGCCGACCGAAGGGCTCGCTCCCGTGATCGTGGAGGAGATAGGATCGCTCATTCGGACCCTGCGCGACCGTGGCTACACGATCCTGCTGGTCGAACAGAACTACAGGTTCGCGCGGGCGTTCGCCGACCGCCACTACATCATGGAGACCGGTCGCGTCGCCGACGAAATCGTCACGGCCGACATGCCCGCGCGCGAACATGACATCCGGGCGTATCTGGGTCTATGA